Proteins encoded by one window of Dehalococcoidales bacterium:
- a CDS encoding PAS domain S-box protein yields the protein MRINIRLHKSQFVGWKGYLFTAAAVVLATWLKHLAEPDIIPANIPILYILAIVFTATFFGLGPAIVCCVLSLIAYTYFFIPPIHAFTLNIEQLPIMLVFFVVSVIISYLSSNLREKTEEARKEVAIRQMHEAELISYREHLEELVNQRTAELEKVNLDLNNEMTAHKKDEWELQKAHDELELRIQERTRELGKVNRALDIERQRFNDVLESLPIYVILLAPDYRVPFANRFFRERFGDSYGQRCYEYLFDRTTPCENCETFKVLKTNAPHHWEWTGPDHRNYDIFDFPFHDVDGSPLIMEVGIDITTQKQAQKELLQAHGELEMRVLERTRELSETRDYLDNLFNYANAPIIVWDLDFEITRFNHAFERLTGYAEAEILGKQLDILFPADSLEESMKHIQAAASGQRWEAVEIPIKNKDGRVYLLLWNSANIYDREGKTVVATIAQGQDITERKEAEEIEKQAAHEWQTTFNSITDMVSIQDKEFRLVRVNKAYADALGMSGELLKGKPCYAAIHGTDCPFEDCPHAETLATQKTVTREIFEPRLGTYCEVTTSPIFDKNGELTGSVHIIRDITERKKAERMKDEFISLVSHELRTPMTVITGSLKTAAAKGISRDDKEILLQNAIDGASSLSVILENLLELSRYQAGRLQIHREPVNLPEIAREVIEKLKNQGGDHVFITDFPQKLPLADADPIRVERIIYNLLENAVKYSPEGSEIKIFTRRENEMLVIGVADKGSGISRQDQGRLFELFERLGTGARSQGLGLGLVVCKRLVEAQGGKIWVESAPGKGAAFYFTLPVRGQA from the coding sequence ATGCGTATAAATATCAGGCTGCACAAGTCACAGTTCGTCGGCTGGAAAGGCTATCTTTTCACCGCGGCGGCGGTGGTTTTGGCCACCTGGCTCAAGCATCTGGCGGAGCCGGACATTATCCCCGCCAACATCCCCATTCTCTACATCCTGGCTATCGTTTTCACCGCCACTTTCTTCGGGCTGGGGCCGGCTATTGTGTGCTGTGTTCTCAGCTTGATAGCCTACACCTATTTTTTCATACCGCCCATCCATGCTTTCACGCTGAATATAGAGCAGCTGCCTATCATGCTGGTGTTTTTCGTGGTAAGCGTGATTATCAGCTACCTGTCCTCCAATCTCCGGGAAAAGACGGAGGAAGCCCGAAAAGAGGTGGCCATACGCCAGATGCATGAAGCGGAGCTTATCTCCTACCGGGAACACCTGGAAGAGCTGGTGAATCAGCGCACCGCCGAGCTGGAAAAAGTAAATCTTGATTTGAACAATGAAATGACCGCGCATAAAAAGGATGAATGGGAGCTGCAAAAAGCCCATGACGAGCTGGAGCTGCGCATCCAGGAGCGCACCCGGGAGCTGGGCAAGGTCAACCGGGCGCTGGATATTGAAAGGCAGCGGTTCAATGACGTGCTGGAATCACTGCCGATATACGTGATTCTTTTAGCGCCGGATTACCGCGTGCCCTTCGCCAACCGCTTTTTCCGGGAACGCTTCGGCGATTCGTACGGCCAGCGCTGCTATGAGTATTTGTTCGACCGCACCACCCCCTGTGAAAACTGTGAAACCTTTAAAGTCCTCAAGACCAACGCGCCCCACCACTGGGAGTGGACCGGCCCGGACCACCGTAACTACGATATTTTCGATTTCCCCTTCCATGATGTTGACGGCTCGCCGCTGATTATGGAGGTAGGCATTGATATCACCACGCAGAAACAGGCGCAGAAAGAGCTGCTCCAGGCCCACGGCGAGCTGGAAATGCGCGTCCTGGAGCGCACCCGGGAGCTCAGTGAAACGCGTGACTACCTGGACAACCTGTTCAACTACGCCAACGCCCCCATCATCGTCTGGGACCTGGATTTTGAGATTACCCGTTTTAACCATGCCTTCGAGCGGCTCACGGGATATGCCGAGGCAGAGATATTAGGCAAACAGCTGGATATACTCTTCCCGGCTGACAGCCTGGAAGAATCTATGAAGCATATCCAGGCCGCCGCCTCCGGCCAGCGGTGGGAGGCGGTGGAAATACCCATTAAAAACAAAGACGGCCGGGTGTATCTGCTGCTCTGGAATTCGGCGAATATCTATGATAGGGAAGGCAAAACGGTGGTGGCCACTATCGCCCAGGGACAGGACATCACCGAGCGCAAAGAGGCGGAGGAAATAGAAAAGCAGGCGGCACATGAATGGCAGACAACATTCAATTCCATTACGGATATGGTCTCCATCCAGGATAAAGAATTCCGGCTGGTGCGGGTGAACAAGGCCTACGCTGATGCCCTCGGGATGAGCGGGGAGCTATTGAAAGGCAAGCCCTGCTATGCCGCGATACACGGTACGGACTGCCCCTTTGAAGACTGCCCCCACGCTGAGACACTGGCCACGCAAAAGACGGTAACCAGGGAGATATTCGAGCCGAGGCTGGGAACGTACTGTGAGGTCACTACTTCCCCCATATTCGATAAAAACGGCGAGCTTACCGGGTCGGTACACATCATCAGGGACATTACGGAACGGAAAAAGGCGGAGAGAATGAAGGACGAGTTCATCAGCCTCGTTTCCCACGAGCTCCGCACGCCGATGACCGTCATCACCGGTTCGTTAAAGACCGCCGCTGCCAAAGGGATATCCCGGGACGATAAAGAGATACTGCTGCAAAACGCCATTGACGGTGCCTCGTCTTTATCCGTCATTCTGGAAAACCTGCTGGAGCTTTCCCGCTACCAGGCCGGCCGCCTCCAGATTCACCGGGAGCCGGTAAACCTGCCGGAAATCGCCCGCGAGGTGATAGAGAAGCTGAAGAACCAGGGCGGCGACCACGTATTTATTACGGATTTCCCCCAAAAACTGCCGCTGGCTGATGCTGACCCTATCAGGGTGGAGAGAATAATCTACAATCTGCTGGAGAACGCGGTGAAGTACTCTCCGGAAGGAAGCGAGATAAAAATCTTTACGCGCCGGGAAAATGAGATGCTGGTCATTGGTGTGGCGGATAAAGGCTCCGGCATATCGCGGCAAGACCAGGGCCGGCTCTTCGAGCTTTTTGAACGGCTGGGTACGGGCGCCCGCTCTCAAGGGCTGGGGCTGGGGCTGGTGGTATGCAAGCGGCTGGTGGAGGCGCAGGGTGGGAAAATCTGGGTGGAATCAGCCCCGGGCAAAGGCGCCGCTTTCTATTTCACCCTGCCGGTACGCGGGCAGGCATGA
- a CDS encoding amidohydrolase family protein yields the protein MTNNDTFYDIHLHAFTLSHPSFNAFLKRFKIRLFPLAAGAFLSLLLVIPALSPRLRSTVMRTVNRLLRRARNLLSVMESDIGSFFLIIENCLRERPGRLLKDSEMTVGGNSYRRIVLTPLMMDFGYKSRHNDPSLHYQPGEKPIVAQVADVFNAIRKYRATATTPDLAKKFSFLADGAERILEVYPFLGLNTENYDIPHLELMLEKYFHDYRRSRAELAASAGNFDGDIERLKGNSFTGIKVYPPLGFDPWPYNPELLSRVNYLYDYCCRKRLPITCHGSRGGFVAVSPGDLQDFTRISKWASVLAAYPSLKINIAHFPANGRRFFGLVPPAEQDRLQAIIALVLKYENVYADFAMRGASERYYRNLRFIIDSLPDKKHREKLTERILFGSDFAINLFSVDSYNRYIQIFSGTPYLTAEQKRLFCSVNPERFLFGETTP from the coding sequence ATGACCAACAATGACACGTTCTATGATATCCACCTGCACGCCTTCACCCTGAGCCACCCCTCTTTTAACGCCTTTTTAAAAAGGTTCAAAATCAGGCTTTTCCCGTTAGCGGCCGGGGCATTTTTGTCCTTGCTGCTGGTCATTCCGGCGCTGTCACCGCGGCTCAGGTCCACCGTGATGCGCACGGTCAACCGCCTGTTAAGGAGAGCGCGCAATCTTTTATCCGTCATGGAAAGCGATATCGGCAGCTTCTTTCTTATCATCGAAAACTGCCTGCGGGAGCGCCCCGGCCGGCTATTGAAAGACAGTGAGATGACGGTGGGGGGGAACAGCTACCGGAGAATCGTCCTGACGCCGCTGATGATGGACTTCGGGTACAAAAGCAGGCACAACGACCCGTCCCTGCACTACCAGCCGGGGGAAAAGCCGATAGTGGCCCAGGTGGCGGATGTGTTTAACGCCATACGGAAATACCGGGCTACCGCCACCACCCCGGATTTAGCTAAAAAGTTCTCTTTCCTGGCGGACGGCGCGGAGAGAATCCTGGAAGTTTACCCGTTCCTGGGGCTGAACACGGAGAACTATGACATACCGCACCTGGAGCTGATGCTGGAAAAATATTTCCATGATTACCGGCGCAGCCGGGCGGAGCTGGCGGCCAGCGCGGGGAACTTCGACGGCGATATCGAGCGGTTGAAGGGCAACAGCTTTACCGGCATCAAGGTGTACCCGCCGCTGGGGTTCGACCCCTGGCCGTATAACCCGGAGCTGCTGTCCCGGGTGAACTACCTGTATGATTATTGCTGCCGCAAACGCCTGCCTATCACCTGCCACGGCAGCCGGGGCGGGTTCGTGGCCGTCTCCCCCGGGGACTTGCAGGATTTCACCAGGATTTCCAAATGGGCCAGTGTCCTGGCGGCATACCCTTCGCTGAAAATCAACATCGCCCATTTCCCGGCTAACGGCCGGAGGTTTTTCGGCCTGGTGCCCCCGGCGGAACAGGACCGTCTGCAAGCAATAATCGCCCTGGTGCTGAAATACGAAAACGTGTACGCGGACTTTGCCATGCGCGGCGCCAGCGAGCGCTATTACCGCAACCTGAGATTTATCATCGACAGCCTGCCGGATAAAAAACACCGGGAGAAACTCACGGAACGCATCCTGTTCGGCTCGGATTTTGCCATCAATCTGTTCTCGGTCGATTCTTACAACCGATACATCCAGATATTTTCCGGCACGCCGTACCTGACGGCGGAGCAAAAGCGTCTGTTCTGCTCGGTAAACCCGGAACGCTTCCTGTTCGGTGAGACAACACCGTGA
- a CDS encoding oligopeptide/dipeptide ABC transporter ATP-binding protein: protein MTNNEVIVEIKNLTKYFPITAGLVRQKRVGELRAVDGVSFKIHRGETVGLVGESGCGKTTLGKCLLQLYRATSGEVLFEGKDLCRLSNKELRPLRRNLQLIFQDPYDSLDPRFTASDIIGEPMRIHNMHHTPAYRDRIDELISIVGLSPYMADRYPHEFSGGQRQRLGIARALALQPTFIVCDEPISALDVSIQAQIINLLDDLGEQFGIAYLFISHDLAVVRHISDRVVVMYLGKIMEIADRDSLYESPLHPYTQALLSAVPIPDPSVEKQRDIIILTGEVPSPINPPSGCVFHPRCFKVFEPCATTVPQLADAGDGHQVACLHYPTSWPKKE, encoded by the coding sequence ATGACCAACAACGAAGTAATTGTAGAAATAAAAAATCTTACCAAGTATTTCCCCATCACCGCCGGTCTTGTCCGGCAGAAAAGGGTGGGTGAACTGAGAGCGGTGGACGGCGTATCTTTTAAAATCCACCGGGGGGAAACGGTGGGGCTGGTGGGAGAGAGCGGCTGCGGCAAGACCACCCTGGGCAAATGCCTGCTCCAGCTTTACCGCGCCACCAGCGGGGAGGTGCTGTTCGAGGGGAAAGACCTGTGCCGGCTATCCAACAAGGAGCTGCGGCCTTTACGCCGCAATCTCCAGCTCATTTTCCAGGACCCTTATGACTCCCTTGACCCCCGGTTCACCGCTTCCGATATCATCGGCGAACCGATGCGCATCCATAACATGCACCATACCCCGGCTTACCGGGACAGAATCGATGAGCTTATCAGCATCGTCGGCCTTTCCCCTTACATGGCGGACCGCTATCCCCACGAGTTCAGCGGCGGCCAGCGTCAGCGTCTCGGCATCGCCCGCGCGCTGGCTTTACAGCCCACTTTCATCGTTTGCGATGAGCCTATCTCGGCGCTGGACGTTTCCATCCAGGCGCAGATTATCAACCTGCTGGATGACCTGGGAGAGCAGTTCGGCATCGCCTACCTGTTTATCTCCCATGACCTGGCGGTGGTACGCCATATCTCCGACCGCGTGGTGGTGATGTATCTGGGGAAAATCATGGAAATAGCCGACCGCGATAGTCTCTACGAATCACCCCTCCACCCCTACACCCAGGCGCTGCTTTCCGCCGTGCCCATCCCGGACCCCTCCGTGGAAAAACAGCGGGACATCATTATTCTCACGGGGGAAGTCCCCAGCCCCATTAATCCGCCCTCCGGCTGTGTCTTCCATCCGCGCTGCTTCAAAGTGTTCGAGCCCTGCGCCACCACCGTGCCGCAGCTGGCCGATGCCGGCGACGGGCACCAGGTAGCCTGCCTCCACTACCCTACCTCCTGGCCCAAAAAGGAATAG
- a CDS encoding response regulator transcription factor produces the protein MKQFRVLIVDDEQRIIKFLDLKLKASGYEVITASNGMEALAQVQTQEPDLVVLDVIMPGIDGFETLKQIRAVSPVPVIILSAVEGNIDKIKGLKLGADDYLSKPFNPDELVARIEAVRRRMVPAENRKVVDSITLGYLTLNQKNHLAIVDGKEIQLTRIEWLLLSELIRNAGKLMLYSDLLTRVWGPEYRNDVQILRTWISRLRHKIEKNGDSPLIRTIPKTGYMINQPPD, from the coding sequence TTGAAGCAGTTCCGCGTACTGATAGTGGATGATGAGCAGCGTATCATCAAGTTCTTAGACCTGAAGCTCAAAGCCTCGGGGTATGAGGTGATTACCGCCAGTAACGGGATGGAAGCTCTAGCCCAGGTGCAGACCCAGGAGCCGGACCTGGTGGTGCTGGATGTCATCATGCCCGGCATCGACGGCTTCGAGACCCTCAAGCAGATTCGCGCGGTGTCCCCGGTCCCGGTCATCATTCTCAGCGCCGTGGAAGGCAATATCGATAAAATTAAGGGTCTGAAGCTGGGCGCCGATGATTACCTGTCCAAGCCTTTTAATCCCGATGAACTGGTCGCCCGTATCGAGGCGGTACGGCGGCGCATGGTACCCGCGGAAAACCGCAAGGTGGTGGACTCCATTACGCTGGGGTATCTCACCCTGAATCAGAAAAATCACCTCGCCATCGTGGATGGGAAAGAGATACAGCTCACCCGCATCGAGTGGCTGCTGCTCAGTGAGCTTATCCGCAACGCCGGTAAGCTCATGCTGTACAGCGACCTGCTTACCCGGGTCTGGGGACCGGAGTACCGCAATGATGTGCAGATATTGCGTACCTGGATCAGCCGTCTCCGCCACAAGATAGAAAAAAACGGCGATAGCCCGCTTATCCGTACCATCCCCAAGACGGGCTACATGATAAATCAGCCACCGGACTAA
- a CDS encoding trypsin-like peptidase domain-containing protein yields MKKIHLVIITVLLAALLALAGCTVTGTTAPASVTAPVTTAPAIVANASLAGLESAFEEIYARVNPSVVNISVVQKVDNPFTTSQYSGVLGSGFLWDKAGHIVTNNHVIADGDNITVTFYDGTEVPGTLIGADADSDLAVIKVDMPTDAIEPLQIADSTQLKVGQMAIAIGNPFGLQGTMTTGIISGLGRLIAANENAVGPTYSIPDIIQTDAAINPGNSGGVLLDDTGSLIGVTNSIATTTGTSAGVGFAIPSAIVEKVVPALIETGHFDHPYIGASILSLTSALSTAMDLPANQRGAMVSTVTVNGPADKAGLRASGKTVTINGQEIEVGGDVIIAYNGQTVKSSDDLITLLARTGTAGDVVTLTVLRDGQEVQVAVTLGVRPVS; encoded by the coding sequence ATGAAGAAGATACACCTCGTTATTATTACGGTGCTGCTGGCGGCGCTGCTTGCCCTGGCGGGTTGCACCGTTACCGGCACCACGGCGCCAGCCTCGGTCACCGCGCCGGTTACCACCGCCCCGGCCATAGTTGCCAACGCCAGTCTGGCCGGGCTGGAAAGCGCCTTTGAGGAAATTTACGCCCGGGTCAATCCCTCTGTGGTCAACATCAGCGTGGTGCAAAAGGTGGACAACCCCTTTACCACCTCGCAGTACAGCGGGGTATTGGGCTCCGGCTTTCTCTGGGACAAAGCGGGGCATATCGTGACCAACAACCACGTGATAGCGGACGGGGACAATATCACCGTGACTTTTTATGACGGGACGGAAGTCCCCGGCACGCTTATCGGCGCTGACGCCGATAGCGACCTGGCGGTGATCAAGGTGGATATGCCCACTGACGCCATCGAGCCGTTGCAGATAGCGGACTCCACCCAGCTTAAAGTGGGGCAGATGGCCATCGCCATCGGTAATCCTTTCGGACTTCAGGGCACGATGACCACCGGCATCATCAGCGGCCTGGGCCGGCTCATTGCCGCCAATGAGAATGCCGTGGGTCCGACTTACAGCATACCGGACATTATCCAGACGGATGCCGCCATCAATCCGGGCAACTCCGGCGGCGTGCTGCTGGACGATACGGGCAGCCTTATCGGCGTGACCAACTCTATCGCCACCACCACCGGCACCTCGGCGGGGGTCGGCTTCGCCATACCTTCGGCTATCGTGGAGAAAGTGGTCCCGGCGCTGATAGAGACCGGGCACTTTGACCATCCCTATATCGGGGCTTCCATTCTTTCCCTGACCTCGGCCCTCTCAACCGCCATGGATTTACCGGCTAACCAGCGCGGCGCCATGGTGTCCACGGTGACCGTGAACGGCCCGGCGGATAAAGCCGGCCTCCGTGCCAGCGGGAAGACCGTCACCATCAACGGCCAGGAGATAGAGGTGGGCGGGGACGTGATAATCGCCTATAACGGGCAAACGGTAAAAAGCTCGGATGATTTGATTACCCTGCTGGCCCGCACCGGCACCGCCGGGGACGTGGTTACCCTGACCGTGCTGCGGGACGGCCAGGAAGTCCAGGTGGCAGTTACCCTGGGCGTCCGCCCCGTTTCCTAA
- a CDS encoding helix-turn-helix domain-containing protein yields the protein MTITADNSNFRQARGAVARVLLDHAAANTGTGLAQRDIAARTGADWYTVHISLKSIRDEGAIKMERNRIIVNKESLQRLALEAGAV from the coding sequence ATGACAATCACAGCGGACAATTCAAACTTCAGGCAGGCAAGGGGCGCGGTAGCCAGGGTTCTGCTCGACCATGCCGCGGCTAACACCGGTACGGGACTCGCCCAGCGGGACATCGCGGCCAGGACGGGCGCGGACTGGTACACCGTGCACATTTCTTTAAAGTCCATCCGTGACGAGGGGGCCATCAAGATGGAGCGCAACCGCATCATCGTCAATAAAGAGTCGCTCCAGAGACTGGCACTGGAGGCCGGCGCGGTATAA
- a CDS encoding response regulator transcription factor, with the protein MTEPEKKKRVLVVDDHPKVLKFIEIGLKLQGFEVFCASSGVQALELVGTARPDIMLLDMFMPDKDGFAVLQELRITSTMPVIAFSASPENQDPAFRAGANDFVHKPFNPEDITRKINALLRF; encoded by the coding sequence ATGACTGAACCGGAAAAGAAGAAGCGCGTGCTCGTGGTTGACGACCACCCTAAAGTTTTAAAATTTATAGAAATAGGTTTGAAACTCCAGGGTTTCGAGGTCTTTTGCGCCTCCTCCGGCGTACAGGCCCTGGAACTGGTCGGCACGGCCCGCCCCGATATCATGCTGCTGGATATGTTCATGCCGGATAAAGACGGATTTGCCGTGCTGCAGGAACTGCGGATTACCTCAACGATGCCGGTGATAGCTTTCAGCGCCAGCCCGGAAAACCAGGACCCCGCCTTCCGCGCCGGCGCCAATGACTTTGTGCACAAACCGTTTAATCCGGAAGATATCACCCGGAAAATCAACGCGCTGCTCCGCTTCTGA